The following are from one region of the Sorghum bicolor cultivar BTx623 chromosome 2, Sorghum_bicolor_NCBIv3, whole genome shotgun sequence genome:
- the LOC8084980 gene encoding mitochondrial import inner membrane translocase subunit TIM44-2, whose product MATTALLRALRRPSSEAALRLATRANVQTTNGYRHLNNRNLSVFNEFSKQLKGEAKSNPEFQKSMKEFGEKLGVVKEDLKVRTKKTTETIYKSVDDVWSEAEETSKKVTANIKEKMFAAKEEVKESFGVGKEESTSCRDGSPEASKHEKTGTSSHSDGTSEDATNSHTLFTKLKSTISSASPVVSGAFAKLKDTKVSTLAKQGYEIVKDELSSSSSRKKKHQARHASAKVEKSTRTDLVLTPTKRTVLGEKWEAFKNKIQGHPVYKRVDEYTKPVVTKGQEVAEDVRERWETSDNPVVQKIQDLNESLLEETSAAVTFREIRQRDPSFSLSDFVADVQETIKPVLTAYSKGDVETLKKYCTKEVIERCKGEREAYASQGIFFDHKILHISEADVLETKMFGSSPIIILRFQTQQIYCVRDREGQVTEGGQDTIQTVFYSWAMQLMDSDEVPEEESYYPVWRLREMQQAGIKALI is encoded by the exons ATGGCGACAACAGCGCTGCTCCGGGCTCTCCGGCGGCCCTCGTCCGAAGCCGCGCTGCGATTG GCTACAAGGGCAAATGTGCAAACAACTAATGGATATAGACATCTGAATAACAGGAATCTAAGTGTTTTCAATGAGTTTTCTAAGCAACTAAAGGGTGAGGCCAAGAG TAATCCTGAATtccagaaatccatgaaggagttcgGTGAGAAACTTGGTGTGGTGAAGGAAGATCTCAAAGTAAG AACTAAGAAAACGACTGAGACAATATACAAGAGTGTTGATGATGTTTGGAGTGAAGCTGAGGAGACATCTAAAAAG GTTACTGCAAATATCAAAGAAAAAATGTTTGCTGCTAAAGAAGAG GTAAAGGAAAGTTTTGGAGTCGGAAAAGAAGAGAGTACAAGTTGCAGGGATGGTTCGCCTGAAGCTTCAAAACATGAGAAAACTGGGACATCCTCGCATTCAGATGGCACGTCTGAAGATGCCACAAACAGCCATACATTGTTCACTAAATTGAAGTCAACAATCTCATCTGCTTCACCAGTGGTATCCGGCGCATTTGCAAAGTTGAAGGACACAAAAGTCTCAACTTTAGCTAAGCAGGGATATGAAATCGTCAAGGATGAATTAAGCTCTAGCTCTAGCAGAAAGAAAAAACATCAAGCTAGGCATGCATCTGCTAAAGTAGAAAAGAGTACAAGAACCGATTTAGTTCTTACGCCAACAAAAAGGACAGTATTGGGTGAAAAATGGGAAGCATTTAAGAATAAG ATCCAAGGTCACCCCGTCTATAAAAGAGTGGATGAATACACCAAGCCTGTTGTAACAAAGGGACAAGAG GTTGCTGAAGATGTCAGGGAAAGATGGGAGACAAGTGACAATCCAGTGGTTCAGAAAATTCAAGA CTTGAATGAATCTTTGCTTGAAGAAACCTCAGCTGCGGTGACATTCAGGGAAATTCGGCAACGAGACCC GTCCTTTTCTCTTTCTGATTTTGTTGCCGATGTCCAAGAAACGATCAAGCCAGTTCTAACTGCATATTCAAAG GGTGATGTGGAGACTCTAAAAAAATATTGCACCAAGGAAGTGATTGAGCGCTGCAAAGGAGAGAGAGAAGCTTATGCATCACAGGGAATATTTTTTGATCACAAA ATCCTGCACATTTCAGAAGCTGATGTATTGGAAACAAAAATGTTTGGATCTTCACCCATAATTATCTTACGC TTCCAAACTCAGCAGATATACTGTGTCCGAGATCGAGAAGGACAAGTCACAGAAGGAGGACAG GATACCATCCAAACCGTCTTCTATTCGTGGGCTATGCAACTCATGGACAGTGACGAGGTGCCAGAAGAAGAATCCTATTACCCAGTCTGGCGGTTGCGTGAGATGCAACAAGCTGGCATAAAAGCTCTCATATAG
- the LOC8084978 gene encoding uncharacterized protein LOC8084978 isoform X3 — MMLIFTLTGTATPVLPATPHPSQASWCCINCRFDAAGDGACLKRYTDPSFFFRTHSARLEQGTLGVRANRGPYLKSMSMETSRPKFQTAFNSEPPESADTVTDCKSESETERDASEAPSPGFLSMLRQLKQHRHRHRQAAGAGSLFRVQQTVDRVQSSPQLDMEKKLQGSGTAQPSPSPSELERTSSFEAWLSPDARRFPTTAAAAATHHHEHEEIITQEPPHPHGASATACSGSVSDVVTTSIGAALSSSTMLKAKQNSADAEIPCSKSSRRYKDSVEMIASRVSSLPRKLFINIKHHNDCSRSDRAGTTNLRISQATGTGDCSPELEAIPTPREAFLPTLVHSDPVYSSMHSLLLPENDKCYSYLQHHESIPCNVSVDAERHHQQEDPSTDRCSNSNSNSSTPETCTTPDSRNLLLPGSLVLKRASALPENPCSEDAKLDTTPPLPPIPPMQWLSERVHTGTRTRAPSPKHRALWKKSLEVTEMIQAIRQAHSHSIQTSPVDTEETLVSNEHTSANASHRDEMKCSESEETGHPQPFRAREDAVQASEGNVLKAGEFPVPAILSDEAGSEIYLRTQAQADTCFQQQGRQQFGSSGHSDHGSTEKRSEEHEDLQNESVFFSAVQELANMSPPPSVPRPKYPLLDAGSHGRIMLRNGPSPIHPSRNILDSRSLLIKQIKDIAMDGNPSFKLKSVSGASSPQSSVTGSPTNSKVATILQRLDDIRKQAHANNNEVHSEESWSDGSE, encoded by the exons ATGATGCTCATCTTCACTCTCACTGGCACTGCTACTCCTGTGCTGCCTGCTACTCCTCATCCAAGCCAAGCATCTTGGTGTTGCATTAATTGCAGGTTTGATGCTGCTGGCGATGGAGCGTGCCTCAAGAGGTACACCGATCCCTCCTTCTTCTTCAGGACTCATTCTGCCAGGCTTGAGCAAGGCACGCTCGGAGTCAGAGCAAACCGCGGGCCATATCTGAAATCCATGTCCATG GAAACCAGCAGACCCAAGTTTCAGACTGCATTTAACTCTGAACCTCCGGAGTCAGCCGACACTGTCACTGACTGCAA ATCAGAATCAGAAACAGAAAGAGATGCATCCGAAGCGCCGTCACCTGGCTTCCTCTCCATGCTCCGACAGCTGAAGCAgcatcggcatcggcatcggcaggcaGCAGGTGCCGGGTCCCTCTTCCGAGTGCAGCAAACAGTTGACAGGGTCCAGTCTTCACCTCAACTCGACATGGAAAAGAAGCTGCAAGGCAGCGGCACAGCGCAGCCCAGCCCCAGCCCCAGCGAGCTCGAGAGGACGAGCTCTTTCGAGGCATGGCTCTCTCCAGATGCTCGCCGCTTTCctactactgctgctgctgctgctactcatCATCACGAGCACGAAGAAATCATCACACAGGAACCACCCCATCCCCATGGTGCTAGTGCTACTGCCTGTAGTGGATCCGTCAGTGATGTTGTTACCACATCAATTGGTGCTGCTCTTAGCAGCAGTACCATGCTGAAGGCGAAGCAGAATTCAGCAGACGCAGAAATACCCTGCAGCAAAAGTTCGAGGAGGTACAAAGACAGCGTTGAGATGATCGCCTCAAGAGTCAGCAGCTTGCCGAGGAAGCTCTTCATCAACATCAAGCATCACAACGACTGCTCGCGCTCTGATAGGGCAGGTACTACTAACCTCCGGATTAGCCAAGCCACAGGCACTGGGGATTGCAGCCCTGAACTTGAAGCCATCCCCACCCCAAGAGAGGCTTTTCTGCCAACACTGGTTCATTCTGATCCAGTATATTCGAGTATGCATAGCCTGCTTCTGCCTGAAAATGACAAGTGCTACTCCTATTTGCAGCACCATGAAAGCATACCTTGTAATGTATCAGTAGATGCAGAGAGACATCACCAACAGGAAGACCCTTCCACGGATCGATGCAGTAACAGTAACAGTAACAGCAGCACTCCTGAAACATGTACGACACCTGACTCCAGGAACCTGCTGTTGCCAGGAAGTCTTGTTCTGAAGCGAGCTAGTGCTTTGCCTGAGAATCCTTGTTCTGAAGATGCCAAACTAGATACAACACCGCCACTTCCGCCTATTCCACCCATGCAGTGGCTGTCAGAAAGAGTCCATACAGGGACTCGGACTCGAGCCCCATCTCCTAAACACAGAGCGCTTTGGAAAAAATCACTGGAGGTTACTGAAATGATTCAGGCAATAAGACAGGCGCATAGCCATAGCATCCAGACTTCACCGGTGGATACGGAAGAAACGTTGGTTTCTAATGAGCATACTAGTGCCAATGCCTCTCATAGAGATGAAATGAAATGTTCTGAATCTGAAGAAACGGGGCATCCACAGCCATTCCGAGCCCGAGAAGATGCTGTGCAGGCTTCAGAAGGCAATGTTCTCAAGGCTGGAGAGTTCCCTGTGCCTGCAATACTTTCAGACGAGGCCGGGTCTGAGATATACCTACGGACGCAGGCACAAGCAGACACATGTTTCCAACAACAAGGCAGACAGCAATTTGGTAGCAGTGGACATTCTGATCATGGTTCAACAGAGAAACGAAGCGAAGAGCACGAGGATCTGCAGAACGAGAGTGTGTTCTTCTCTGCGGTACAAGAGCTAGCGAACATGTCCCCTCCTCCTTCAGTGCCAAGGCCCAAATATCCACTGCTTGATGCTGGATCTCACGGCAGGATCATG CTACGAAATGGTCCAAGCCCGATCCATCCTTCAAGAAACATTTTGGACAGCAGGAGTTTACTGATAAAGCAGATAAAAGACATTGCAATGGACGGCAATCCT TCTTTCAAACTGAAATCAGTTTCTGGAGCGAGCTCTCCTCAGTCTTCTGTGACCGGGAGTCCTACCAACTCTAAGGTGGCAACCATTCTGCAGAGATTAGATGACATTCGTAAG CAGGCTCACGCAAACAACAATGAGGTTCACAGTGAGGAAAGCTGGAGCGATGGCAGTGAATGA
- the LOC8084977 gene encoding senescence associated gene 20, producing FRELAASTASKLERAAPVRGATAGEGDEIGIDPGNETPEQRNKFLVLRLYEALNARDHAAVQSLLAPDLEWWFHGPPKHQHMMRLLTGGGGSSGGFRFVPRSVDALVAPTPTTSTTVIAEGHEGRCYWVHAWTVGADGVITQLREYFNTDLTVTRLAAVAVAASAKCVWQSRRPDSATNSLPGLLLAL from the coding sequence TTCAGGGAGCTGGCGGCGTCTACTGCTTCTAAGCTGGAGAGAGCTGCACCAGTGCGCGGCGCCACCGCCGGAGAGGGCGACGAGATAGGCATCGATCCGGGGAACGAGACTCCGGAGCAGCGCAACAAGTTCCTCGTCCTCCGCCTCTACGAGGCGCTCAACGCCCGGGACCACGCCGCCGTGCAGTCGCTCCTCGCCCCCGACCTCGAGTGGTGGTTCCATGGCCCGCCCAAGCACCAGCACATGATGCGCCTcctcaccggcggcggcggcagctctGGAGGCTTCCGCTTCGTCCCGCGCTCCGTCGACGCGCTCGTCGCCCCcacccccaccacctccaccaccgTCATCGCCGAGGGCCACGAGGGGCGGTGCTACTGGGTGCACGCCTGGACCGTGGGCGCCGATGGGGTGATCACCCAGCTCCGCGAGTACTTCAACACCGACCTCACCGTCACACgcctcgccgccgtcgccgtcgccgcctccGCCAAGTGCGTGTGGCAGAGCCGCCGCCCCGACAGCGCCACCAACTCGCTGCCGGGCCTCCTCCTCGCCCTCTGA
- the LOC8077519 gene encoding 26S protease regulatory subunit 4 homolog, translating to MGQGTPGGMGKQGGAGDRKPGDGGDKKDKKFEPPAAPSRVGRKQRKQKGAEAAARLPNVAPLSKCRLRLLKLERVKDYLLMEEEFVAAQERLRPQEDKAEEDRSKVDDLRGTPMSVGSLEEIIDESHAIVSSSVGPEYYVGILSFVDKDQLEPGCSILMHNKVLSVVGILQDEVDPMVSVMKVEKAPLESYADIGGLDAQIQEIKEAVELPLTHPELYEDIGIRPPKGVILYGEPGTGKTLLAKAVANSTSATFLRVVGSELIQKYLGDGPKLVRELFRVADELSPSIVFIDEIDAVGTKRYDAHSGGEREIQRTMLELLNQLDGFDSRGDVKVILATNRIESLDPALLRPGRIDRKIEFPLPDIKTRRRIFQIHTAKMTLADDVNLEEFVMTKDEFSGADIKAICTEAGLLALRERRMKVTHADFKKAKEKVMYKKKEGVPDGLYM from the exons ATGGGGCAGGGCACTCCGGGAGGGATGGGCAAGCAGGGCGGCGCCGGCGACCGCAAGCCGGGGGACGGCGGCGATAAGAAGGACAAGAAGTTCGAGCCGCCGGCCGCGCCTTCCCGCGTCGGCCGCAAGCAGCGCAAGCAGAAGGGCGCCGAGGCGGCCGCGCGTCTCCCCAACGTCGCCCCGCTCTCCAAGTGCCGACTCCGCCTCCTCAAGCTCGAGCGGGTCAAGGACTACCTCCTCATGGAGGAGGAGTTCGTCGCCGCGCAGGAGCGCCTCCGTCCCCAGGAGGACAAGGCCGAGGAGGACCGATCCAAGGTCGACGACCTCCGCGGCACCCCCATGAGCGTCGGATCCCTCGAAGAGATCATCGACGAGAGCCACgccatcgtctcctcctccgtcgGACCCGAGTACTACGTTGGCATCCTATCCTTCGTCGACAAGGACCAGCTCGAGCCGGGATGCTCAATCCTCATGCACAACAAG GTTCTCTCTGTGGTTGGTATATTGCAAGATGAAGTTGATCCTATGGTATCTGTGATGAAAGTTGAGAAAGCTCCTCTGGAATCTTATGCTGACATTGGTGGACTAGATGCTCAGATTCAAGAAATTAAAGAGGCAGTTGAGCTTCCCTTGACTCATCCTGAGCTGTATGAAGACATTGGGATCAGGCCCCCCAAGGGAGTCATATTATATGGAGAACCTGGAACAGGAAAAACTCTACTCGCCAAG GCTGTTGCTAACTCAACATCTGCAACTTTCTTGCGTGTTGTCGGTAGTGAGCTTATTCAAAAGTACCTTGGGGATGGTCCCAAGCTAGTCAGAGAATTGTTTAGGGTGGCTGATGAACTTTCTCCCTCAATAGTCTTTATTGATGAGATTGACGCAGTTGGAACAAAGAGGTATGATGCTCATTCAGGAGGAGAGCGTGAGATCCAAAGAACTATGTTGGAGCTGCTGAATCAGCTAGATGGTTTTGACTCACGTGGAGATGTTAAAGTTATTCTAGCAACAAACCGCATTGAAAGTCTTGATCCTGCTTTGCTTCGGCCAGGCCGTATAGACCGGAAGATTGAATTTCCTCTCCCAGATATTAAAACTAGGCGACGCATCTTCCAG ATTCACACGGCAAAAATGACATTAGCTGACGATGTGAACTTGGAAGAGTTTGTTATGACCAAAGACGAGTTTTCGGGCGCTGATATTAAGGCGATCTGCACGGAGGCTGGATTGCTCGCCTTAAGAGAACGTAGAATGAAG GTGACCCATGCAGATTTCAAGAAGGCAAAGGAGAAGGTGATGTACAAGAAGAAGGAAGGTGTTCCGGATGGTCTCTACATGTAG
- the LOC8084978 gene encoding uncharacterized protein LOC8084978 isoform X1, whose product MGLSSRCGCRCECVTSTTHGDVVRNRSNRNNNDAPDAVLEGLAMAGLVAILRQLGDLAELAAEVFDDMQHQVMAASARGRRLAVRAKRLLETDLYLPPTTSTHNSAAAALSLTIATSSSGRLGCRAHPRRGGGGGGGGGTPPIMMPRLVVQRIRRCRGPPRLSLLDKFDAAGDGACLKRYTDPSFFFRTHSARLEQGTLGVRANRGPYLKSMSMETSRPKFQTAFNSEPPESADTVTDCKSESETERDASEAPSPGFLSMLRQLKQHRHRHRQAAGAGSLFRVQQTVDRVQSSPQLDMEKKLQGSGTAQPSPSPSELERTSSFEAWLSPDARRFPTTAAAAATHHHEHEEIITQEPPHPHGASATACSGSVSDVVTTSIGAALSSSTMLKAKQNSADAEIPCSKSSRRYKDSVEMIASRVSSLPRKLFINIKHHNDCSRSDRAGTTNLRISQATGTGDCSPELEAIPTPREAFLPTLVHSDPVYSSMHSLLLPENDKCYSYLQHHESIPCNVSVDAERHHQQEDPSTDRCSNSNSNSSTPETCTTPDSRNLLLPGSLVLKRASALPENPCSEDAKLDTTPPLPPIPPMQWLSERVHTGTRTRAPSPKHRALWKKSLEVTEMIQAIRQAHSHSIQTSPVDTEETLVSNEHTSANASHRDEMKCSESEETGHPQPFRAREDAVQASEGNVLKAGEFPVPAILSDEAGSEIYLRTQAQADTCFQQQGRQQFGSSGHSDHGSTEKRSEEHEDLQNESVFFSAVQELANMSPPPSVPRPKYPLLDAGSHGRIMLRNGPSPIHPSRNILDSRSLLIKQIKDIAMDGNPSFKLKSVSGASSPQSSVTGSPTNSKVATILQRLDDIRKQAHANNNEVHSEESWSDGSE is encoded by the exons ATGGGTCTGTCGTCAAGGTGCGGATGCCGGTGCGAATGCGTCACCAGCACCACCCACGGCGACGTCGTCCGCAACCGCAGCAACCGTAACAACAACGATGCCCCCGACGCGGTCCTCGAGGGCCTCGCCATGGCCGGCCTCGTCGCCATCCTCCGCCAGCTCGGAGACCTCGCAGA GCTTGCCGCGGAGGTGTTCGACGACATGCAACACCAAGTGATGGCCGCGTCGGCGCGAGGGCGACGACTCGCCGTGAGAGCCAAGCGGCTGCTGGAGACCGACCTCTACCTGCCTCCGACGACGTCCACCCACAACTCTGCCGCCGCTGCTCTCAGTCTCACCatcgccacctccagctccg GCCGTCTCGGCTGCCGCGCGCATCccagaagaggaggaggaggaggaggaggaggaggcacgCCGCCGATCATGATGCCGCGTCTCGTCGTCCAACGTATCAGGCGCTGTCGCGGGCCTCCCAGGCTGTCACTCCTTgacaa GTTTGATGCTGCTGGCGATGGAGCGTGCCTCAAGAGGTACACCGATCCCTCCTTCTTCTTCAGGACTCATTCTGCCAGGCTTGAGCAAGGCACGCTCGGAGTCAGAGCAAACCGCGGGCCATATCTGAAATCCATGTCCATG GAAACCAGCAGACCCAAGTTTCAGACTGCATTTAACTCTGAACCTCCGGAGTCAGCCGACACTGTCACTGACTGCAA ATCAGAATCAGAAACAGAAAGAGATGCATCCGAAGCGCCGTCACCTGGCTTCCTCTCCATGCTCCGACAGCTGAAGCAgcatcggcatcggcatcggcaggcaGCAGGTGCCGGGTCCCTCTTCCGAGTGCAGCAAACAGTTGACAGGGTCCAGTCTTCACCTCAACTCGACATGGAAAAGAAGCTGCAAGGCAGCGGCACAGCGCAGCCCAGCCCCAGCCCCAGCGAGCTCGAGAGGACGAGCTCTTTCGAGGCATGGCTCTCTCCAGATGCTCGCCGCTTTCctactactgctgctgctgctgctactcatCATCACGAGCACGAAGAAATCATCACACAGGAACCACCCCATCCCCATGGTGCTAGTGCTACTGCCTGTAGTGGATCCGTCAGTGATGTTGTTACCACATCAATTGGTGCTGCTCTTAGCAGCAGTACCATGCTGAAGGCGAAGCAGAATTCAGCAGACGCAGAAATACCCTGCAGCAAAAGTTCGAGGAGGTACAAAGACAGCGTTGAGATGATCGCCTCAAGAGTCAGCAGCTTGCCGAGGAAGCTCTTCATCAACATCAAGCATCACAACGACTGCTCGCGCTCTGATAGGGCAGGTACTACTAACCTCCGGATTAGCCAAGCCACAGGCACTGGGGATTGCAGCCCTGAACTTGAAGCCATCCCCACCCCAAGAGAGGCTTTTCTGCCAACACTGGTTCATTCTGATCCAGTATATTCGAGTATGCATAGCCTGCTTCTGCCTGAAAATGACAAGTGCTACTCCTATTTGCAGCACCATGAAAGCATACCTTGTAATGTATCAGTAGATGCAGAGAGACATCACCAACAGGAAGACCCTTCCACGGATCGATGCAGTAACAGTAACAGTAACAGCAGCACTCCTGAAACATGTACGACACCTGACTCCAGGAACCTGCTGTTGCCAGGAAGTCTTGTTCTGAAGCGAGCTAGTGCTTTGCCTGAGAATCCTTGTTCTGAAGATGCCAAACTAGATACAACACCGCCACTTCCGCCTATTCCACCCATGCAGTGGCTGTCAGAAAGAGTCCATACAGGGACTCGGACTCGAGCCCCATCTCCTAAACACAGAGCGCTTTGGAAAAAATCACTGGAGGTTACTGAAATGATTCAGGCAATAAGACAGGCGCATAGCCATAGCATCCAGACTTCACCGGTGGATACGGAAGAAACGTTGGTTTCTAATGAGCATACTAGTGCCAATGCCTCTCATAGAGATGAAATGAAATGTTCTGAATCTGAAGAAACGGGGCATCCACAGCCATTCCGAGCCCGAGAAGATGCTGTGCAGGCTTCAGAAGGCAATGTTCTCAAGGCTGGAGAGTTCCCTGTGCCTGCAATACTTTCAGACGAGGCCGGGTCTGAGATATACCTACGGACGCAGGCACAAGCAGACACATGTTTCCAACAACAAGGCAGACAGCAATTTGGTAGCAGTGGACATTCTGATCATGGTTCAACAGAGAAACGAAGCGAAGAGCACGAGGATCTGCAGAACGAGAGTGTGTTCTTCTCTGCGGTACAAGAGCTAGCGAACATGTCCCCTCCTCCTTCAGTGCCAAGGCCCAAATATCCACTGCTTGATGCTGGATCTCACGGCAGGATCATG CTACGAAATGGTCCAAGCCCGATCCATCCTTCAAGAAACATTTTGGACAGCAGGAGTTTACTGATAAAGCAGATAAAAGACATTGCAATGGACGGCAATCCT TCTTTCAAACTGAAATCAGTTTCTGGAGCGAGCTCTCCTCAGTCTTCTGTGACCGGGAGTCCTACCAACTCTAAGGTGGCAACCATTCTGCAGAGATTAGATGACATTCGTAAG CAGGCTCACGCAAACAACAATGAGGTTCACAGTGAGGAAAGCTGGAGCGATGGCAGTGAATGA
- the LOC8084978 gene encoding uncharacterized protein LOC8084978 isoform X2, protein MGLSSRCGCRCECVTSTTHGDVVRNRSNRNNNDAPDAVLEGLAMAGLVAILRQLGDLAELAAEVFDDMQHQVMAASARGRRLAVRAKRLLETDLYLPPTTSTHNSAAAALSLTIATSSSGRLGCRAHPRRGGGGGGGGGTPPIMMPRLVVQRIRRCRGPPRLSLLDKFDAAGDGACLKRYTDPSFFFRTHSARLEQGTLGVRANRGPYLKSMSMETSRPKFQTAFNSEPPESADTVTDCKSESETERDASEAPSPGFLSMLRQLKQHRHRHRQAAGAGSLFRVQQTVDRVQSSPQLDMEKKLQGSGTAQPSPSPSELERTSSFEAWLSPDARRFPTTAAAAATHHHEHEEIITQEPPHPHGASATACSGSVSDVVTTSIGAALSSSTMLKAKQNSADAEIPCSKSSRRYKDSVEMIASRVSSLPRKLFINIKHHNDCSRSDRAGTTNLRISQATGTGDCSPELEAIPTPREAFLPTLVHSDPVYSSMHSLLLPENDKCYSYLQHHESIPCNVSVDAERHHQQEDPSTDRCSNSNSNSSTPETCTTPDSRNLLLPGSLVLKRASALPENPCSEDAKLDTTPPLPPIPPMQWLSERVHTGTRTRAPSPKHRALWKKSLEVTEMIQAIRQAHSHSIQTSPVDTEETLVSNEHTSANASHRDEMKCSESEETGHPQPFRAREDAVQASEGNVLKAGEFPVPAILSDEAGSEIYLRTQAQADTCFQQQGRQQFGSSGHSDHGSTEKRSEEHEDLQNESVFFSAVQELANMSPPPSVPRPKYPLLDAGSHGRIMLRNGPSPIHPSRNILDSRSLLIKQIKDIAMDGNPSFKLKSVSGASSPQSSVTGSPTNSKVATILQRLDDIRKAHANNNEVHSEESWSDGSE, encoded by the exons ATGGGTCTGTCGTCAAGGTGCGGATGCCGGTGCGAATGCGTCACCAGCACCACCCACGGCGACGTCGTCCGCAACCGCAGCAACCGTAACAACAACGATGCCCCCGACGCGGTCCTCGAGGGCCTCGCCATGGCCGGCCTCGTCGCCATCCTCCGCCAGCTCGGAGACCTCGCAGA GCTTGCCGCGGAGGTGTTCGACGACATGCAACACCAAGTGATGGCCGCGTCGGCGCGAGGGCGACGACTCGCCGTGAGAGCCAAGCGGCTGCTGGAGACCGACCTCTACCTGCCTCCGACGACGTCCACCCACAACTCTGCCGCCGCTGCTCTCAGTCTCACCatcgccacctccagctccg GCCGTCTCGGCTGCCGCGCGCATCccagaagaggaggaggaggaggaggaggaggaggcacgCCGCCGATCATGATGCCGCGTCTCGTCGTCCAACGTATCAGGCGCTGTCGCGGGCCTCCCAGGCTGTCACTCCTTgacaa GTTTGATGCTGCTGGCGATGGAGCGTGCCTCAAGAGGTACACCGATCCCTCCTTCTTCTTCAGGACTCATTCTGCCAGGCTTGAGCAAGGCACGCTCGGAGTCAGAGCAAACCGCGGGCCATATCTGAAATCCATGTCCATG GAAACCAGCAGACCCAAGTTTCAGACTGCATTTAACTCTGAACCTCCGGAGTCAGCCGACACTGTCACTGACTGCAA ATCAGAATCAGAAACAGAAAGAGATGCATCCGAAGCGCCGTCACCTGGCTTCCTCTCCATGCTCCGACAGCTGAAGCAgcatcggcatcggcatcggcaggcaGCAGGTGCCGGGTCCCTCTTCCGAGTGCAGCAAACAGTTGACAGGGTCCAGTCTTCACCTCAACTCGACATGGAAAAGAAGCTGCAAGGCAGCGGCACAGCGCAGCCCAGCCCCAGCCCCAGCGAGCTCGAGAGGACGAGCTCTTTCGAGGCATGGCTCTCTCCAGATGCTCGCCGCTTTCctactactgctgctgctgctgctactcatCATCACGAGCACGAAGAAATCATCACACAGGAACCACCCCATCCCCATGGTGCTAGTGCTACTGCCTGTAGTGGATCCGTCAGTGATGTTGTTACCACATCAATTGGTGCTGCTCTTAGCAGCAGTACCATGCTGAAGGCGAAGCAGAATTCAGCAGACGCAGAAATACCCTGCAGCAAAAGTTCGAGGAGGTACAAAGACAGCGTTGAGATGATCGCCTCAAGAGTCAGCAGCTTGCCGAGGAAGCTCTTCATCAACATCAAGCATCACAACGACTGCTCGCGCTCTGATAGGGCAGGTACTACTAACCTCCGGATTAGCCAAGCCACAGGCACTGGGGATTGCAGCCCTGAACTTGAAGCCATCCCCACCCCAAGAGAGGCTTTTCTGCCAACACTGGTTCATTCTGATCCAGTATATTCGAGTATGCATAGCCTGCTTCTGCCTGAAAATGACAAGTGCTACTCCTATTTGCAGCACCATGAAAGCATACCTTGTAATGTATCAGTAGATGCAGAGAGACATCACCAACAGGAAGACCCTTCCACGGATCGATGCAGTAACAGTAACAGTAACAGCAGCACTCCTGAAACATGTACGACACCTGACTCCAGGAACCTGCTGTTGCCAGGAAGTCTTGTTCTGAAGCGAGCTAGTGCTTTGCCTGAGAATCCTTGTTCTGAAGATGCCAAACTAGATACAACACCGCCACTTCCGCCTATTCCACCCATGCAGTGGCTGTCAGAAAGAGTCCATACAGGGACTCGGACTCGAGCCCCATCTCCTAAACACAGAGCGCTTTGGAAAAAATCACTGGAGGTTACTGAAATGATTCAGGCAATAAGACAGGCGCATAGCCATAGCATCCAGACTTCACCGGTGGATACGGAAGAAACGTTGGTTTCTAATGAGCATACTAGTGCCAATGCCTCTCATAGAGATGAAATGAAATGTTCTGAATCTGAAGAAACGGGGCATCCACAGCCATTCCGAGCCCGAGAAGATGCTGTGCAGGCTTCAGAAGGCAATGTTCTCAAGGCTGGAGAGTTCCCTGTGCCTGCAATACTTTCAGACGAGGCCGGGTCTGAGATATACCTACGGACGCAGGCACAAGCAGACACATGTTTCCAACAACAAGGCAGACAGCAATTTGGTAGCAGTGGACATTCTGATCATGGTTCAACAGAGAAACGAAGCGAAGAGCACGAGGATCTGCAGAACGAGAGTGTGTTCTTCTCTGCGGTACAAGAGCTAGCGAACATGTCCCCTCCTCCTTCAGTGCCAAGGCCCAAATATCCACTGCTTGATGCTGGATCTCACGGCAGGATCATG CTACGAAATGGTCCAAGCCCGATCCATCCTTCAAGAAACATTTTGGACAGCAGGAGTTTACTGATAAAGCAGATAAAAGACATTGCAATGGACGGCAATCCT TCTTTCAAACTGAAATCAGTTTCTGGAGCGAGCTCTCCTCAGTCTTCTGTGACCGGGAGTCCTACCAACTCTAAGGTGGCAACCATTCTGCAGAGATTAGATGACATTCGTAAG GCTCACGCAAACAACAATGAGGTTCACAGTGAGGAAAGCTGGAGCGATGGCAGTGAATGA